Proteins encoded in a region of the Campylobacter sp. MIT 99-7217 genome:
- a CDS encoding 30S ribosomal protein S1 — MNEGNKKLQENFDDLMENEDFEQLLAEYEKEDRGSVVQGVIVAIKNDEAYVDIGEKSEGILPINELQNDKEELIFKEGDKLEVAIIGYRGGKPLVSHKKALRKQKVLEFIQNYNEDDEKVIEVKIIGKNKGGFVVVDDNAVEFFLPKSQYSSKDSNTLNKSLKVKIIKVDKDTQSIVVSRKKIVDDERKKRKDLINNVLQSDETINGTIKKITSYGMFVDVGGVDGLVHYSEISYKGHVNPSALYKEGDEVAVKAIKYDKDKKHLSLSIKAAMPDPWNEIKDGLEVGDTIKVIVSNIEPYGAFVDLGNDIEGFLHISEISWDKNIKHPKEYISKNQELEVEVIEINPSQKRLRVSLKNLLLKPFDEFIKKHKVGDVVKGKITSLTVFGAFVKIDGVEGLLHNEDSSWDRNVKCKELFKIGDEIEVKIIKIDTENQKISLSLRELTQSPVQNYIKDHKIGEIVKAKIKDKKDFGIFVELEPGVDALIHKEDISVKELEELKLEDEIEAAIAFVDEKKNKIRLSVKNLNKIKEREVLNEINNNDKVTLGDIIKEQLS, encoded by the coding sequence ATGAACGAGGGGAATAAAAAGCTTCAAGAAAATTTTGATGATCTCATGGAAAATGAAGATTTTGAACAACTACTTGCCGAGTATGAAAAAGAAGATAGAGGTTCTGTAGTACAAGGTGTTATAGTAGCGATAAAAAATGATGAAGCTTATGTGGATATAGGCGAAAAATCGGAAGGCATTTTGCCTATAAACGAATTACAAAATGATAAGGAAGAGCTTATATTCAAAGAAGGAGATAAGCTTGAAGTTGCAATAATAGGTTATCGTGGGGGGAAACCCTTAGTATCCCATAAAAAGGCTTTAAGAAAACAAAAGGTTCTTGAATTTATCCAAAACTATAATGAAGATGATGAAAAGGTCATAGAAGTAAAAATTATAGGAAAAAATAAAGGTGGTTTCGTTGTTGTTGATGATAATGCTGTTGAGTTTTTCTTACCAAAATCTCAGTATTCTTCAAAAGATAGCAACACTCTAAATAAAAGCTTGAAAGTAAAGATTATCAAGGTAGATAAAGACACTCAAAGCATAGTTGTATCGCGTAAAAAGATCGTTGATGATGAACGCAAAAAACGAAAAGATCTCATCAATAATGTTTTACAAAGCGATGAAACCATTAATGGGACTATTAAAAAAATTACAAGTTATGGTATGTTTGTTGATGTTGGTGGCGTAGATGGGCTTGTTCATTATAGTGAAATTTCATATAAGGGTCATGTAAATCCTAGTGCTTTATATAAAGAAGGCGATGAAGTTGCTGTTAAAGCGATTAAATACGATAAAGATAAAAAACACCTTTCCCTATCTATCAAGGCTGCAATGCCTGATCCTTGGAATGAGATTAAAGATGGCTTAGAAGTGGGAGATACGATTAAGGTCATTGTTTCAAACATTGAGCCATATGGTGCTTTCGTTGATTTAGGCAATGATATAGAGGGCTTTTTGCATATCAGTGAAATTTCTTGGGATAAAAATATCAAACACCCAAAAGAATATATAAGCAAAAATCAAGAACTTGAGGTTGAAGTGATTGAGATTAATCCATCACAAAAACGCTTAAGGGTTTCTTTAAAAAATCTTTTATTAAAACCTTTTGACGAATTTATCAAAAAACATAAGGTTGGTGATGTAGTCAAAGGAAAGATAACCTCTCTTACCGTTTTTGGTGCTTTTGTAAAAATAGATGGTGTTGAAGGCTTACTTCATAATGAGGATTCTTCTTGGGATAGAAATGTTAAATGTAAAGAACTATTTAAAATAGGCGATGAAATAGAAGTTAAAATCATCAAAATAGACACAGAAAATCAAAAAATTTCTCTAAGTCTTAGAGAGCTTACTCAAAGTCCGGTACAAAACTATATTAAAGATCATAAAATTGGAGAAATTGTTAAGGCAAAGATAAAGGATAAAAAAGATTTTGGTATTTTTGTAGAGCTTGAACCAGGCGTTGATGCACTTATTCATAAAGAAGATATTAGTGTTAAAGAATTAGAAGAATTAAAGCTTGAAGACGAAATTGAAGCGGCAATTGCCTTTGTTGATGAGAAAAAAAATAAAATTCGCCTAAGTGTAAAAAATTTAAATAAAATTAAAGAACGCGAAGTTTTAAATGAAATCAATAATAACGACAAAGTAACCTTAGGCGATATCATCAAAGAACAGCTTTCATAA
- a CDS encoding 4-hydroxy-3-methylbut-2-enyl diphosphate reductase, translating to MIIELAKNYGFCFGVKRAIKKAEQIKDAATIGPLIHNNEEISRLKSSFNVKTLQNIHELKDEKKAIIRTHGITKDDLAKLKKKDIEIFDATCPFVTKPQQICEKMSNEGYEVVIFGDENHPEVKGVKSYVSTKAYVVLDKSELENIKLPSKIAVVSQTTKKVEAFMQIVNFLMLRVKEVRVFNTICDATFKNQEAITELSKKSDVMIIVGGKNSANTKQLFLISKNYCEDSYLIETENELEKAWFEGKKHCGISAGASTPDWIIQAVIAKIEKLSSINPNQS from the coding sequence TTGATTATTGAGCTAGCTAAGAATTACGGCTTTTGTTTTGGCGTAAAAAGGGCGATTAAAAAAGCTGAGCAGATCAAAGATGCCGCGACCATAGGTCCTCTTATCCACAATAACGAGGAAATTTCAAGGCTTAAAAGCAGTTTTAATGTCAAAACCTTACAAAACATACACGAACTAAAAGATGAAAAAAAAGCTATCATAAGAACACATGGGATCACAAAAGATGATTTGGCTAAGCTTAAGAAAAAAGATATTGAAATTTTTGATGCAACCTGCCCCTTTGTAACCAAACCTCAGCAAATTTGCGAAAAGATGAGTAATGAGGGCTATGAGGTTGTGATTTTTGGCGATGAAAATCACCCAGAAGTTAAGGGTGTAAAAAGCTATGTAAGCACGAAAGCTTATGTCGTGCTTGATAAAAGCGAACTTGAAAACATTAAGCTACCAAGCAAAATAGCTGTTGTTAGCCAAACAACAAAAAAGGTTGAAGCCTTTATGCAAATTGTTAATTTTCTCATGCTTAGAGTTAAGGAAGTGCGGGTTTTTAACACCATTTGTGACGCAACTTTTAAAAATCAAGAAGCCATTACCGAGCTTTCTAAAAAAAGTGATGTGATGATCATCGTGGGTGGCAAAAACTCAGCTAATACCAAACAACTTTTTTTGATCTCCAAAAACTACTGCGAGGATAGTTACTTGATAGAAACTGAAAATGAGCTTGAAAAAGCTTGGTTTGAGGGCAAAAAGCATTGTGGGATCAGTGCTGGGGCAAGCACTCCTGATTGGATTATACAAGCAGTGATTGCAAAAATTGAAAAATTAAGCTCGATTAATCCTAATCAAAGCTAA
- the aroA gene encoding 3-phosphoshikimate 1-carboxyvinyltransferase — protein MKILPLSSFHATLENIAADKSISHRFAIFSLLSDKQSKAKNYLLAQDTLNTLKIIENLGAKVTCDKDEVAITPPLKIKEPDCVLECGNSGTAMRLMMGFLSGFEGFFVLSGDEYLNKRPMKRLSEPLKQIGAQIYGRENANLAPLCIQANKLKSFDYESKIASAQVKTAMILAAFNADKTCYFKEPSLSRNHSELMLKAMNAPLKSSQDGLSLEISPLKKALDPLDITIPNDPSSAFYFILAALILPNSKITLKNILLNPTRIEAYKVLQAMGAKIEYKFYENSFEQIGEISAQSSELQGICVSENIAWLIDEAPALAIAFAFAKGKSVLKNAKELRVKESDRIKAVVTNLQKCGIEARELEDGFEIIGGKPKFAQIQSYGDHRIAMSFAVLGLFCGVSIDESECINTSFPNFKDLLLGLGAKIDY, from the coding sequence ATGAAAATCCTACCTTTAAGCTCTTTTCATGCTACCTTAGAAAATATCGCAGCTGATAAAAGCATAAGCCACCGCTTTGCGATATTTTCACTTTTAAGCGACAAACAAAGCAAAGCAAAAAACTATCTTTTAGCACAAGATACGCTAAATACTCTTAAGATCATAGAAAACTTAGGCGCAAAAGTTACGTGCGATAAAGATGAAGTTGCTATAACTCCGCCTTTAAAGATCAAAGAGCCTGATTGTGTTTTAGAATGTGGCAATTCAGGAACTGCCATGCGTTTAATGATGGGCTTTTTAAGCGGTTTTGAGGGCTTTTTTGTCTTAAGTGGAGATGAGTACTTGAACAAACGCCCGATGAAAAGGCTTAGCGAGCCTCTAAAACAAATAGGTGCGCAAATTTATGGAAGGGAAAATGCAAATTTAGCTCCTCTTTGCATACAGGCAAATAAGCTTAAAAGCTTTGATTATGAAAGCAAAATCGCCTCAGCTCAGGTTAAAACAGCGATGATCTTAGCTGCTTTTAATGCGGATAAAACTTGCTATTTTAAAGAGCCAAGTCTTAGCCGAAACCATAGCGAACTGATGCTTAAAGCGATGAATGCTCCGTTAAAAAGCTCACAAGATGGCTTAAGTCTTGAAATTTCGCCTCTTAAAAAGGCTTTAGATCCCCTTGATATCACCATTCCAAATGATCCCTCATCAGCATTTTATTTTATCTTAGCAGCTCTTATCTTGCCAAATTCAAAAATCACGCTTAAAAATATCTTGCTAAATCCCACTCGTATCGAAGCTTACAAGGTTTTGCAAGCTATGGGTGCAAAGATTGAGTATAAATTTTATGAAAACAGCTTTGAGCAAATTGGCGAAATTTCAGCCCAAAGTAGCGAGCTTCAGGGCATTTGTGTAAGCGAAAATATCGCTTGGCTCATCGATGAAGCACCTGCTCTTGCCATAGCTTTTGCCTTTGCTAAGGGAAAAAGTGTTTTAAAAAATGCCAAAGAACTTCGCGTAAAAGAAAGCGATAGGATCAAGGCTGTGGTTACAAATTTACAAAAATGCGGCATTGAAGCTAGGGAGCTTGAAGATGGCTTTGAGATTATAGGTGGAAAGCCTAAATTTGCACAGATTCAAAGCTATGGCGATCACAGGATAGCGATGAGTTTTGCAGTTTTGGGCTTGTTTTGTGGGGTGAGCATTGATGAGAGTGAGTGCATTAATACCTCTTTTCCAAATTTTAAGGATTTATTACTAGGTTTGGGGGCTAAGATTGATTATTGA
- the pheT gene encoding phenylalanine--tRNA ligase subunit beta — MIITRTWLSEFIDISEKTLQDLVQTLNSIGIEVDKAHSLKVPDKVVVGFVKEKIKHENSDKLSICKVDVGEEDLQIVCGAKNVDEGQFVAVALVGAKLGDTSIKKTKLRGVESFGMICSSTELGFAKLCDGIMILDDSMGELITGKALNAYPLFNDDFIEVELTPNRGDCLSVYGIARDLSAAYDIDMKKRKDFVEPENSKGIGRMLRLSADKELNSSFKYRIIEFKNPVVTSLLLRLRLATIENLGENDVINFLNYATHATGVIFNAYDFKTLEKDQDEELIFKITKEKNGESKVYHEDKLLNTVGIYQEECSKLDQSQIIIIESSYTIPKIIAQAKPHYKKIDENIFYRSFRGSEPKLDIGMNYLINKISKYDNISIYTGSQHIQLQKSLQEIKITASEVSKIIGKDIDKNDIVRILKRLEFEVFIVDENLINVKVPMHRSDVENLYDICEEIVRIVGIDNIASKALEFKEQTRINDTYKEYLELKKLRSRAVALGYFESVHYVLDSKEELVKLGFSTSKLKLSNPLNSDLDTLRPTLINHLLNAANLNISNGKKSVKLFESGAVFNYETQEIHKIAFLNSGLKEEAKISNKAKPKTIDFYDFLFEIQSIIGKFELKQSKEDFLSPYEQAFIYQNGVNLGFVGRVHLKIEKERNLPKTYLCEINLYKLKFKEKVAKPYSKFPSISRDLSILVPKNLSYEPIKELITKLKIPNLQSFRITDLYSDESLSDYFSLSINFIFQNLEKTLEDSEINEAMQKILDALKKDLGLNLR; from the coding sequence TTTAAAAGTTCCTGATAAGGTTGTTGTAGGTTTTGTCAAAGAAAAGATAAAACATGAAAATTCAGATAAGCTTAGCATTTGCAAGGTTGATGTGGGCGAAGAAGATTTACAAATCGTTTGTGGGGCAAAAAATGTAGATGAGGGGCAATTTGTAGCTGTTGCTCTTGTTGGTGCAAAGCTTGGAGATACAAGCATAAAAAAAACAAAATTAAGAGGAGTGGAAAGCTTTGGCATGATATGCTCTAGCACTGAACTTGGTTTTGCAAAGCTATGTGATGGTATCATGATCTTAGATGATAGCATGGGAGAACTCATAACGGGTAAGGCTTTGAATGCTTATCCACTTTTCAATGATGATTTTATAGAGGTTGAACTTACGCCAAATCGTGGAGATTGCCTTAGTGTGTATGGCATAGCAAGAGATTTATCAGCAGCCTATGATATAGATATGAAAAAACGAAAAGACTTCGTTGAGCCTGAAAATTCAAAAGGTATAGGAAGAATGCTTAGACTTTCAGCTGATAAAGAACTCAACAGCTCGTTTAAGTATAGAATTATAGAATTTAAAAATCCTGTCGTAACAAGCTTACTTCTTAGACTAAGACTTGCTACCATTGAAAATTTAGGCGAAAATGATGTGATTAATTTTTTAAACTATGCCACACATGCAACCGGAGTGATTTTTAATGCTTATGACTTTAAGACACTTGAAAAAGATCAAGATGAAGAACTTATCTTTAAAATCACAAAAGAAAAAAATGGAGAAAGCAAGGTTTATCATGAAGATAAGCTTTTAAACACAGTTGGGATATATCAAGAAGAATGCTCTAAACTTGATCAATCACAAATTATTATTATAGAATCAAGTTATACCATACCTAAAATCATTGCTCAAGCAAAACCACACTATAAGAAGATTGATGAAAATATTTTTTATAGAAGTTTTAGAGGAAGTGAGCCTAAGCTTGATATAGGCATGAATTATCTCATCAATAAAATATCAAAATATGATAATATTAGCATCTACACAGGCTCTCAACATATCCAGCTACAAAAATCTTTACAAGAAATCAAAATTACTGCAAGCGAAGTGAGTAAAATTATCGGCAAGGATATAGATAAAAACGATATTGTTCGTATCTTAAAACGCTTAGAATTTGAAGTTTTTATCGTCGATGAAAATCTTATCAATGTCAAAGTGCCTATGCATAGAAGTGATGTAGAAAATCTTTATGATATATGCGAAGAAATTGTGCGTATAGTGGGCATAGATAATATCGCTTCAAAAGCCTTAGAATTTAAGGAGCAAACTCGTATCAATGATACCTATAAAGAATATTTAGAACTTAAAAAGCTTAGATCAAGGGCTGTTGCTCTTGGGTATTTTGAAAGTGTGCATTATGTACTTGACAGCAAAGAAGAGCTTGTAAAACTAGGTTTTAGTACAAGCAAGTTAAAGCTAAGTAATCCTTTAAACTCCGATCTTGATACTTTGCGTCCAACTTTAATCAATCATCTTTTAAACGCTGCAAATTTAAACATTAGTAATGGCAAAAAAAGTGTTAAACTCTTTGAAAGTGGAGCTGTGTTTAATTACGAAACACAAGAAATTCATAAAATAGCCTTTTTAAATTCTGGACTAAAAGAAGAAGCGAAAATTTCAAACAAAGCCAAACCAAAGACTATAGATTTTTATGACTTTTTATTTGAAATCCAAAGCATTATAGGCAAATTTGAACTTAAGCAAAGCAAAGAGGATTTCTTAAGTCCATACGAACAAGCTTTTATCTATCAAAATGGAGTAAATTTAGGTTTTGTGGGAAGAGTCCACTTAAAAATAGAAAAAGAAAGAAACCTACCGAAAACTTATCTTTGTGAAATCAATCTTTACAAGCTTAAATTTAAAGAAAAGGTTGCAAAACCTTACTCAAAATTTCCAAGCATAAGTAGGGATTTAAGCATACTTGTTCCAAAAAATCTAAGTTATGAGCCTATAAAAGAACTTATCACTAAGCTTAAAATACCAAATTTACAAAGTTTTAGGATAACTGATCTTTATAGTGATGAAAGTTTAAGTGATTATTTTAGTCTCAGCATTAATTTTATATTTCAAAACCTAGAAAAAACTTTAGAAGATAGTGAGATCAATGAGGCTATGCAAAAAATTTTAGATGCTTTGAAAAAAGATTTAGGGCTAAATTTGCGATGA